One Ostrea edulis chromosome 2, xbOstEdul1.1, whole genome shotgun sequence genomic region harbors:
- the LOC125667311 gene encoding cholecystokinin receptor type A-like gives MNNSSISETTNSTGHFPRDTLSSEAAAVCYAVIFVLALLGNILVIATLVQNKRMRTVTNVFLLNLAFSDLLLALFCMPFNIIPMLMRNFVFGPSVCYLSRYFQGVSVGVSSFTLVAISLERYFAICRPLQSRKWQTLSHAYRIILLIWAVALVIMVPIPVHTRHENKRPGMSTCREKWGADTLERIYTVTLVLLLLVIPLVAMSVSYGIVMFTLYEDVSIQRETNGYYRGRHGGSTKSLENSSFKNLVGNRGDGTSSVESTPHRKTEQRCMIRHSNPERSRAAKIRVIRMLFAVVVEYFICWTPLYAVQTWKSFHSHSLMQHFSNLTLSLVFMLAYVSSACNPVTYCLMNKNFRQSFRSVLNCCNCCRLSTTTRHFSNRSDQYNSIKLQTRCSLLRNNHHEVTQEHV, from the exons ATGAACAATTCCAGCATTTCTGAGACTACTAATTCTACTGGACACTTTCCGCGCGATACTCTAAGTTCCGAGGCCGCCGCGGTCTGTTATGCCGTCATATTTGTTTTGGCCCTTCTGGGTAACATTCTGGTCATCGCGACCCTTGTCCAGAACAAGAGAATGCGGACAGTTACCAATGTGTTTTTGTTGAATCTGGCTTTCAGCGACTTACTTCTGGCGCTATTCTGTATGCCATTTAATATCATTCCGATGCTGATGAGAAATTTTGTGTTCGGACCATCCGTGTGTTATCTTTCACGTTACTTTCAAG GAGTGTCGGTAGGAGTCAGCAGTTTCACGTTAGTCGCCATTTCTCTGGAACGATATTTCGCCATATGTCGTCCTCTGCAGTCTAGAAAATGGCAGACGCTCTCGCACGCCTACCGGATAATACTGCTTATCTGGGCAGTAGCTCTAGTAATTATGGTACCCATTCCGGTTCACACCAGGCATGAAAATAAGCGGCCGGGAATGTCCACGTGCCGAGAGAAGTGGGGAGCGGATACTCTGGAGCGGATCTACACCGTGACTCTTGTATTGCTGTTACTAGTGATACCACTTGTTGCTATGTCGGTGTCTTATGGGATCGTAATGTTCACTTTATACGAAGATGTATCAATACAGAGGGAAACCAACG GGTACTACCGAGGACGCCACGGCGGAAGTACGAAGTCGTTAGAAAATTCTAGTTTCAAGAACTTGGTTGGAAATCGGGGCGATGGTACGAGCAGTGTCGAATCTACTCCCCACAGAAAAACAGAACAGCGGTGTATGATCCGACATTCGAACCCAGAACGAAGTCGGGCGGCCAAAATCAGAGTGATACGGATGCTATTTGCGGTGGTGGTAGAGTATTTCATCTGTTGGACGCCATTGTACGCCGTCCAAACGTGGAAGTCTTTTCATTCTCATAGTTTAATGCAGCACTTTTCTAACCTTACCCTATCTCTTGTGTTCATGCTGGCGTATGTGTCGTCTGCCTGCAATCCAGTGACCTACTGTTTGATGAACAAAAATTTCAGACAATCGTTTCGAAGCGTTTTAAATTGTTGTAACTGTTGTAGGTTATCGACAACCACACGGCATTTTTCTAATCGCAGTGACCAGTATAACTCTATAAAACTTCAGACACGGTGTAGTTTATTGAGAAACAACCACCACGAAGTCACTCAAGAGCACGTCTAG